The DNA region ATAATGATACTCCTAATACGGAAAAGAAATCCTCGCGGCCCCCAACTAGCCCTTTACCCTAATACTCTATCTCCACACACTCCTATCacaggtcatgtcctcggtaagttgaAGTAGCTCCATATCTTATCGAATCATCTCTCCCCAAGCCTTCTTTGGCCTGCCCCTCTCTCTCTTCGAGCTCGCTACTGCCAGTCTTTCACAACAATATACGAAAAAAAATAATTGGTTTTGTGATAAGACCAATTGCTTTTGGTTTATGGAAAATTAGGGTCATATCTAGTCATGAAAATATTCAAAGCCAACAATGAAACAAAATAACGCAAAAGAATAAATAATTTggacggattttttttttttctctttcgcACAAGAAAATAATGACTACACTTTCTATATCTTCCATTCCACATGGAAACGAAAGCTTTTTTCATACAAAACAATTTCATGCACTTATTCCTCAAAATTGTTTTCATACAAAACAATTTCAAAGCCAGACATATATATTTGAAATTATGCTTTGACACCCATCTTTGGAGTCAAAATTTTCAACTTTAGTCCATTAGATCTGGAGTTGATTCCAAAGCGGCTAAATATTAAAGGCTTTATCATTTTCGGTTATGTCTTAAATAGGGTCCTCCGAAAGCAAGCGGTTATTTTCCTGCCAAagtttttaaataataataataaaaacataGCCACGTGGATGATTTCAATTGGACAAACATGTTGGATTGACGTAATATAACAACCATCTTAATAACTGAGAGCTTATATTATACTCCATTAATATGATTTCAATtgggcatttattttacatttttgaAACATTTCTATATATAGTAAAGTAATAGAGAGTGTATATATTTATTCAAATAAATAATCTTAGACAGTTTACAGAGCTAAATAATCAGCAACAATGAGGAAATTAATTTTCATAGCAGTTCTAATGGTAGTGGTAATTGCAAATTTTGCAAGTATAGAAGGTACTACTGAAGTAGCTACAGGTACTactgttgttcttattgagtctAACCCTAAGGAAGATGGAGATAAATCAGCTATGGTACAAGAGGAAAACATTGATGGTGGTTTCTCTTCATTAGATGGAATGTTACAATGGGCTATAGGTACTTTCCCTTTTTAACCTTTTGTACTTTGGTTTTAAATTGTAGTAATTGTGAAGCTCAAATTCaaatattttattgttggtaATTTCGCCGGGTCTGAGttttggtggacagagttactcgGTATCTGTGCTGGTAAGAGGTAGAGACGGAGTCACtatttgaagtttatgggttctAAATTCTATAGTAGTTAGTGCTGAAATTTGCTTTCAGATATTGCAGTAATTTTTTTTAGCACAATAAGTTGCTTAGGTTTAGAATCAACTTGAAATTAATATCTAGTATTAGATTGTTTAAGTTGTAACTGTTGAAGCTCAAATCAAATATTTTGTTGTTGGTAATTTGTTCCTATACCTGAGAACCCAATGCGAGTCTGGGTGGATAGAGTTAGTCGGTACCTGTGCTGGTGTTTATGGGTTCTAAATTCTAGAATAGTGATATTAGGTGTTTCTCTATCTACCAAGATAGGGGTAACGTCTGCGTACcttctaccctccctagaccccgcTTGTgtgattacattgggtatgttgttgtagtgATATTAGGCGTTAGTAACTGGGTTGTGAATCTAACTTTTTATTTGGACTGAAACTACTCGGTTCGGCTGAACCCCTATGTTACCTTTTGGCTTCGCCCTTGGTGGGAGGTGGCAGTTACCTTGTGGAATTAGCTGGCCCCGATGTGGTGTTGTTGTTTTTGGGGAGAAAGAGTCAATTGATGAACTGCTGTTTAAGTAGAATTGAAAGATAAATTACTTATAGAATTGCTTAATTTTATGTTTACCCATGCGTAATGATTTGGTTTCTTGCTAAATTGACATACACAGGGCATTCAGATCCTGGAGTACTAAAGGAAAGATCAGAAATGGCCCAACGCTTGTCTCCAGAGGAGCTAAACAATCGCCAGACTGAACTAAAGGTGCGTTAACAAGCTTGTGATTCTTCATTTGTGCCTTAATGTTTCTGATACCCTTCTCAGTTAACGACTTAACAAGTAAATGTATATTATAAATAATATGTCAAACTTGAGAAATTGAAGTATTCAATGTAGAATGTATTATTGCAAGCAGCTGGACTGCTTGAGTGTAGGATTTGGCAAAATTATGGTGCAACGTGATAGGAAAATGAATAAATGAAGCTTGCAAGTCAAATTGGTTGGATCTTGGAAAGCTGAATATGCCTCAACTTGGCCTAATGATGTAGTATCCAGATGCTTATGGCTTAAATTTTAGCTAAGTTATCAATGATGGTTGAGAAAGGGCAAAACTTTTATTGTTCAACTTCACTTTATTGACAGTATAttgctcagactcttcaaaaatgttgatTGGCgcatgtcggatcctccaaaagtagtacattttggaggatctgacacgggtgcggcaacatGTTTGGTGATTGAGCAACATATTGAGTGGCATTTGCACGAATGTGCAACTCTAGAAAGGTTGCATGTCCATCTCCTACTAGACTCATGAGATTACTGTTAGCCCTCTCCTAgtataagaaggaaaggtagttCTTGGAAAATAAAATAGAACTTTTTTATGATTACATGCTTTTTACTAGGCTGATCTCAATAGTCTTTGCATGAAAGGCTTGCTTACTTTGATCTGATAGGCAAAGATAGTATGCATATGTCTAAAGTAGGAAATAGGGAGGGCTTTGGATTACACTCTTGGTTCTAGCTAAAGTACCAAGATTTGAAGAGAATAAAATCAAAATTGTATAGATGCTAGTAAAGTGGTACATTTATTTAATCCGTTTAATTTTCTTATTCTAAGTATAATGTCTATTGTATTATTCATGAGAATGCGAGCCTACGACCACTCAATTTAATTTGTCATTGATACATCGCATAATTGAAGCCACCCAATGCTCTGACCACTATATATTTAGACATTAAAACAAGCCTTTTCGATGTAAGAAAATGCttataaatgtggggaaaatcCGAGCTCATAGTATTCTATTTAGAACCCAATTAAAGGGCTCTAGCATCTAATTTGAGCGCGGTTTCTCCTACTATTTGTGTGAAAACCTTACCATTTCTTCTTGCATTGCCATTTTGTATTGGGATAAAGAAGGAGATTGTATTAAGTAGTATGTGAAATTATCTTGTTTCTTCCCTGATTCCCTCAGTATAAGCTAATTACAACCAGTTTTTGGTAGCCTAGTGGTAGTTTTGGGAGCCGGCACTGATAATACATAGGCAAGGCTCTTCTTTACCTGTGTATCCTTCTTGTTTCCTATTTTAATTTGATATTTAATCTACAAAATATTTTTTCCACCTCACTTATGTCcccaaagaaaaatgaaaaaaaaaaaaaaactttttgccACCTCTTGCAATCATATTAACACCAAACGGTCCTTCTTGTTAATATGCTTTTGTTTTCAATTTGgttttttatatatttatgtgttGTTTCTGCTCCAGGAACTGATGGAGAAGCTAAAAATGCCCTCAGATGCACAGTTGATGCTGATTGCGGTTAATGATTTAGATAATTCATCGCTGCCCCTTGAGCATCATCTTCGTGCCTTAGAGGAGCTGTTGGTACTTGTTGAGCATATTGATAATGCAATTGGTATGTATAGTTCTCAGCACTTCTTCTGCTACAGATGTTTGTCTCTTTCAGTTTTGGTTTTATGGCTTGTGACCTAATAACAACTGCAGTAATTGATTAGCATCTATTTTTACATAGAAACAGTATTCCAAATAGACACTCTTCCAAGACCGAATAAGACAATGATAAAATCTTTTGGAGGCTCGAACCAGCAGCTGCTTATGTAAGCACACAGCTGACCTCTTAGGGGATGAACAATCAGCCGTTCTTcatcttactttttttttataaccATGGTGTCCCGGCCAGCTTGCGTGCACCTTGACTAAATCCACGGGGTACCTGTTACCTTCTACCAGCACAAGTAACATGTAACTCTATCCACcagacagatgggaagaaatcacctagtatttttGTTTCCactgggatttgaacctgagacctcatgttATTAACCCATTTTATTTACCACTAgaccacacccttgggtgctttCTTCTTGGTTTTTATGCTGCTTCTCAATGATGCTTTATGTGTAATGTGTGTACTTGTTAATGTTTTGAGGATTCATCAGTAGTGTTCCTCTGTACAGGCATTAAAAGAAATTATTGAATTCACATCTACATTTTTCTTAATGCTTACATAAGTTTTGTTTCCAGATCTGCAGAAACTTGGAGGCTTCAGTGTACTTATAAGAAAACTTAATGATTCTGAACCAGAAATAAGGACTGCTGCTGCATGGGTTCTTGGCAAAGCCAGTCAAAATAACCCCATTGTTCAGAAGCAGGTATTGGGTTTTGCCATGCTTTTATACAAGTTCTCCATATACAAATTCGATCTTAAATGCTTTAATTTCTTTGTGGCTTTCAAGTTTCATTTGTGCATTTTCTGTGTATATTCTAAATTTACTGGCTATAATACTATGCAATGACTTTTGCATTCAGGTCCTGGAACTTGGAGCATTGACAACGCTAATGAAGATGATGAAATCTCACACCACTGAAGAAGCAGTAAAAGCTTTATTTGCTATTTCAGCACTAATCAGAAATAATTTGAATGGCCAAGATTTGT from Lycium barbarum isolate Lr01 chromosome 10, ASM1917538v2, whole genome shotgun sequence includes:
- the LOC132614805 gene encoding hsp70 nucleotide exchange factor FES1, translated to MRKLIFIAVLMVVVIANFASIEGTTEVATGTTVVLIESNPKEDGDKSAMVQEENIDGGFSSLDGMLQWAIGHSDPGVLKERSEMAQRLSPEELNNRQTELKELMEKLKMPSDAQLMLIAVNDLDNSSLPLEHHLRALEELLVLVEHIDNAIDLQKLGGFSVLIRKLNDSEPEIRTAAAWVLGKASQNNPIVQKQVLELGALTTLMKMMKSHTTEEAVKALFAISALIRNNLNGQDLFYQEAGDTMLQGVLSLNQDIRLHKKSLFLIADLAESQLENENTAGISFFSNQLLLKAMVDSMASSDLDLQEKALYAIKNILLLRSTEVLLFKDFCKLNEALERTRKELQQFMVDEDLREYATDVESLRKEVELTFLQKLDKVTLAAI